In Alkalihalobacterium alkalinitrilicum, a genomic segment contains:
- a CDS encoding flagellar hook-length control protein FliK: MNVAGVINSAQRNAGSGPSGEKRMTKGNSTFAKLLGNVTSERGKKEATNTSIANKQNEVLSNKDQLQDVLQRIAGEIPFQEGFLTKEKLYDKDVQEFLQLLPQDLQLEIEDFFQGAFPIESLIQTADMMNQPANMLAYFIALSRSMSEYVAPSNQDITHFLKHIEQLLNTVERLSVIEIKDPKDIMRQFIQALQKEVQGPNQSQFLQSLMQRSGIGESRSDGSQGITLNADGQNMSRVQQMVIHIGEQPTKEAEQRQFVRQFQELLGRGVLKNLNNGSQISIKFFPEHLGRLDIRLSQINGVITARILASSSTARELIESQIQQLRHAFAQQQLSVERIEVAQQHQQTASNLNKDGKGRQADRDEREEQEDDNEANNETFSQVLEEITINEKV, from the coding sequence ATGAACGTAGCAGGAGTTATTAATTCAGCTCAGCGAAATGCGGGCAGTGGACCATCTGGAGAGAAGAGAATGACAAAGGGTAACTCAACTTTTGCTAAGCTTCTCGGAAATGTTACTTCTGAACGAGGGAAGAAAGAAGCAACTAATACCTCAATTGCAAATAAACAAAATGAAGTACTTAGCAATAAAGATCAGTTACAAGATGTGTTACAAAGAATAGCAGGGGAAATCCCATTTCAAGAAGGGTTTCTTACTAAAGAGAAGCTTTACGATAAAGATGTACAAGAATTCCTCCAATTATTACCCCAAGATTTGCAGCTAGAAATTGAGGATTTCTTTCAAGGTGCTTTCCCAATCGAATCTCTCATACAAACAGCTGATATGATGAACCAGCCTGCGAATATGCTTGCTTATTTCATTGCGTTAAGTAGGTCAATGTCAGAGTATGTAGCACCATCGAATCAAGATATTACCCATTTCCTAAAACATATAGAGCAACTACTAAATACAGTGGAAAGATTGAGCGTCATTGAAATTAAAGACCCAAAAGACATAATGCGCCAATTCATTCAAGCTCTTCAAAAAGAAGTGCAAGGACCAAACCAAAGCCAATTTCTCCAGTCTTTAATGCAAAGATCAGGGATAGGAGAAAGCAGGTCGGATGGATCACAAGGAATCACGTTAAATGCGGATGGCCAAAATATGTCTCGTGTTCAACAAATGGTTATACATATTGGTGAACAACCGACAAAAGAGGCTGAACAAAGGCAATTTGTGCGTCAATTTCAAGAGTTACTTGGAAGAGGAGTTTTGAAAAATTTAAACAACGGTTCGCAAATATCGATTAAATTCTTCCCAGAACATTTAGGAAGACTGGATATTCGCTTGTCGCAAATTAACGGTGTCATTACTGCGCGAATTCTTGCAAGTTCAAGTACTGCTCGTGAACTAATCGAATCTCAAATTCAACAATTAAGGCATGCTTTTGCGCAACAACAATTAAGTGTAGAACGCATTGAAGTAGCACAGCAACATCAACAAACTGCTAGTAATTTAAATAAAGATGGCAAAGGAAGACAAGCAGACCGTGATGAACGTGAAGAGCAAGAAGATGATAACGAAGCCAACAATGAAACATTCTCGCAAGTACTTGAAGAAATAACGATAAATGAGAAAGTTTAG
- the flgD gene encoding flagellar hook assembly protein FlgD, producing the protein MYNNTIDQSLFYHNRPREIKNTGEGALGKDDFLKILITQLQNQDPTNPMDDREFISQMAQFSSLEQMTNMNKLLESFIESQTENKLVQNSHLIGKEIQWQPENAMSDRDLVTNVVKAIRQRDGNVSVQLDNGNWILVDQVKQISAGKKD; encoded by the coding sequence ATGTACAATAATACAATTGATCAAAGTCTTTTTTATCATAACCGTCCTCGTGAAATAAAGAACACAGGAGAAGGTGCATTAGGAAAAGACGATTTCTTAAAAATATTAATTACTCAGTTACAAAATCAAGATCCGACTAATCCAATGGATGATCGTGAGTTTATCTCACAAATGGCGCAATTTTCATCATTAGAACAAATGACGAACATGAACAAATTGCTAGAGAGTTTTATCGAATCACAAACGGAGAATAAGCTTGTTCAAAATAGTCATCTAATTGGTAAAGAAATTCAATGGCAACCTGAAAATGCCATGTCCGATAGAGACTTAGTAACTAATGTTGTAAAAGCAATACGTCAACGTGATGGTAATGTATCTGTTCAATTAGATAATGGAAACTGGATCTTAGTTGACCAAGTAAAGCAAATTAGTGCTGGTAAAAAAGACTAA
- the fliJ gene encoding flagellar export protein FliJ codes for MSFRYTLQKVLDIKDREKKTSENEYNKATKQFEEMATRLYDLLKKKEDLESSCQQQMNQGIPIHQLQQHQTLLMRLNVDIDRQQQSTNLARNIMYQKQEDFVEASIELKKYEKMKEIRYEEYIEEQKRMDNMRMDEISLQLYVNR; via the coding sequence ATGTCGTTCCGCTACACTCTCCAAAAAGTACTTGATATAAAAGACAGAGAAAAAAAAACGTCAGAAAATGAATATAACAAGGCAACAAAACAATTTGAAGAGATGGCAACGAGACTTTATGATCTATTAAAGAAAAAAGAAGACTTAGAATCTAGTTGTCAACAACAAATGAATCAAGGAATTCCGATTCATCAATTACAACAACATCAAACCCTTTTGATGCGTTTAAATGTCGATATTGATAGGCAACAACAGTCAACGAACTTAGCGCGTAATATCATGTATCAAAAGCAAGAAGATTTTGTTGAAGCTTCAATTGAATTAAAAAAGTATGAAAAGATGAAAGAAATTAGGTATGAAGAGTATATCGAAGAACAAAAAAGGATGGACAATATGCGGATGGATGAAATTTCTTTACAGCTATATGTAAACCGCTAA
- a CDS encoding MotE family protein, with amino-acid sequence MSNEKEYSKIQWFFFVILIPTIFAIILFAVILIFLGVDLKEKAKEVGGNLPFIGEHFDEEVEEQEHEDVNIDELYEQIAAQQAQIDQLEQQLTQKDEELLQVQQEASSLEAQVELQEEAVVEVRQDLKEIAKTYEAMSTKNAANILSELPTSEALLHISQISTQPRAGILAKMEPEKAAEIMSLLANQ; translated from the coding sequence ATGAGTAATGAAAAAGAGTATAGTAAAATCCAATGGTTCTTCTTTGTTATTTTAATCCCAACTATTTTTGCGATTATTTTATTTGCTGTAATTTTAATCTTTCTCGGGGTTGACTTGAAAGAAAAGGCAAAAGAAGTTGGTGGAAACCTTCCTTTTATTGGTGAACATTTCGATGAAGAAGTAGAAGAACAAGAACACGAAGATGTAAACATCGATGAGTTATACGAACAAATTGCCGCTCAACAAGCACAAATTGACCAGTTAGAACAGCAACTTACCCAGAAAGATGAAGAGTTACTCCAAGTTCAACAGGAAGCAAGTTCATTAGAAGCACAAGTTGAATTACAAGAAGAAGCTGTTGTTGAAGTTAGGCAGGATCTAAAGGAAATTGCCAAAACATATGAGGCAATGTCAACGAAAAACGCTGCTAACATATTGTCTGAACTTCCAACATCAGAAGCGCTCCTTCATATCTCTCAAATCTCAACACAACCTAGAGCTGGGATCCTTGCTAAAATGGAACCAGAAAAAGCAGCAGAAATTATGTCGTTGTTAGCCAATCAGTAA